From the genome of Candidatus Thermoplasmatota archaeon, one region includes:
- a CDS encoding fibrillarin-like rRNA/tRNA 2'-O-methyltransferase — protein MREPRASAGKGRSHERFPGVVELDDRRVATRNLAPGSRVYGETVLGVGEDELRVWDPRRSKLAAAILKGVRTFPLGPRTNVLYLGAANGTTASHVSDVCRQAAVWCVEFSPRAFRDLLNVCYKRPNMVPILADVARPETYAALVGRVDTLYMDVAQRDQAGLFLRNVRAFAPAHAMLAVKSRSIDVAREPAEVFKEVRARLQQEVDVLEIVRLEPFEEDHAMAIVRRR, from the coding sequence CTGCGCGAGCCGCGCGCCTCGGCGGGCAAAGGACGATCGCACGAGCGGTTCCCCGGCGTGGTGGAGCTCGACGACCGTCGCGTGGCCACGCGAAACCTCGCGCCGGGCTCGCGGGTGTACGGCGAGACCGTGCTCGGGGTGGGGGAGGACGAGCTGCGCGTGTGGGATCCCCGCCGCAGCAAGCTTGCGGCCGCGATCCTGAAGGGCGTGCGGACCTTCCCGCTGGGTCCCCGCACGAACGTGCTCTACCTCGGGGCGGCCAACGGCACGACGGCAAGCCACGTGTCCGACGTGTGCCGGCAGGCGGCCGTCTGGTGCGTCGAGTTCTCGCCGCGCGCCTTCCGCGATCTCCTCAACGTGTGCTACAAGCGGCCGAACATGGTCCCGATCCTCGCCGACGTCGCGCGCCCGGAAACGTACGCCGCCCTCGTGGGGCGCGTGGACACGCTCTACATGGACGTGGCGCAGCGCGACCAGGCGGGCCTCTTCCTGCGCAACGTGCGGGCGTTTGCGCCCGCGCACGCGATGCTTGCCGTGAAATCGCGGTCCATCGACGTCGCGCGCGAGCCCGCCGAGGTGTTCAAGGAGGTCCGCGCGCGGCTGCAGCAGGAGGTCGACGTGCTGGAGATCGTGCGGCTGGAGCCGTTCGAGGAGGACCACGCGATGGCGATCGTGCGGAGGCGCTGA
- a CDS encoding ribosomal biogenesis protein translates to MLRLCTRWFGVLLLDAGGRAVDERLFPKDAGAIAARMARVQRGELLEEERELGARAGGAVAVSDARLLAVPGATPLAAPIVVEGASRGFDDALYREAMLRLARDRAREALAGRDRHLVQAVATLDDLADVANALAERLREWYGLHFPELADRVERHEEFAALVSAHVTREAIAKADPRWAPLLPDSIGAALGEREAQAARDLARALSTLYDTRGRIERYLEAAMPEMAPNLSALAGAALGARLIALAGGLSQLASMSGGTIQILGAEKAIFRHLREGKAPPKHGAIFVHPLVHRAPRHQRGAMARALSNKIAVAARADAFTGADVRSDLAAALDKRVAEVRRTRASPTRRPPRRGPPRTGGR, encoded by the coding sequence ATGCTCCGGCTCTGCACGCGGTGGTTTGGCGTCCTCCTGCTCGACGCCGGCGGCCGCGCGGTCGACGAGCGGCTGTTCCCCAAGGACGCAGGCGCCATCGCCGCGCGCATGGCCCGCGTGCAGCGCGGCGAGCTCCTGGAGGAGGAACGGGAGCTTGGCGCGCGCGCGGGCGGCGCTGTGGCCGTAAGCGACGCCCGGCTGCTCGCCGTGCCGGGCGCGACGCCCCTTGCGGCCCCGATCGTGGTCGAGGGCGCTTCGCGCGGCTTCGACGACGCGCTCTACCGGGAGGCCATGCTGCGCCTGGCCCGCGACCGCGCGCGCGAGGCGCTTGCGGGCCGCGACCGTCACCTCGTGCAGGCCGTCGCGACGCTCGACGACCTGGCCGACGTGGCAAACGCGCTCGCCGAGCGGCTGCGCGAATGGTACGGCCTCCACTTCCCGGAGCTTGCCGACCGCGTGGAGCGCCACGAGGAGTTCGCCGCGCTCGTCTCCGCGCACGTCACGCGGGAGGCCATCGCGAAGGCCGATCCCCGGTGGGCCCCCCTCCTTCCCGACTCGATCGGCGCGGCCCTGGGCGAGCGCGAGGCGCAGGCCGCGCGCGACCTCGCGCGCGCCCTCTCGACCCTCTACGACACGCGCGGCCGCATCGAGCGCTACCTCGAAGCCGCGATGCCCGAGATGGCGCCCAACCTCTCGGCCTTGGCCGGCGCGGCGCTTGGCGCGCGCCTCATCGCGCTTGCCGGGGGACTGTCGCAGCTGGCCAGCATGAGCGGCGGCACGATCCAGATCTTGGGCGCGGAGAAGGCGATCTTCCGCCACCTGCGCGAGGGCAAGGCGCCCCCCAAGCACGGCGCCATCTTCGTGCACCCGCTCGTGCACCGGGCGCCGCGGCACCAGCGCGGCGCGATGGCGCGCGCGCTCTCGAACAAGATCGCCGTGGCGGCCCGCGCCGATGCCTTCACGGGCGCCGACGTGCGCTCCGATCTTGCGGCGGCGCTCGACAAGCGCGTCGCGGAGGTCCGGCGCACGCGCGCCTCGCCGACGCGACGGCCGCCGCGGCGGGGTCCCCCTCGCACGGGAGGCCGCTGA
- a CDS encoding amino acid permease, producing the protein MERDPPTSLTTRTVLRMDPPPERETWGQARARWFRTKSVEEFADDARKSGLSKTLSAFDLTILGLGAIIGAGIFALVGVAAGRAGPGVSLSFVIAGFACALAALCYAEFSSMVPVAGSAYTYTYASLGEIVAWMVGWNLVLEYAVGNIAVAVAWSAHLDEILHAFGSDIPHQFLHPPPEGVFNLPAMLIVLAVMFILLRGAKESARATLLFVGVKVFVLLAAITLGAFLVNPENFDPFLPFGAFGAVAGAALIFFAFIGFDAVSTAAEETKNPSRDVPIGILASLGICTALYLLVALVTIGLVGWEPIADHGAAVAHAFALRGEPWMSLVIAMGGIIGITSVLLVFQFGMPRIFFSMGRDGLLPERVTKVHSVTRVPYVTTIAGSVLVALFAGFTPIHSAAELTNIGTLFAFVIVCAGVIVLRYRAPLARRPFRIPGGIAVPVVGILVLGGLMLALPTVTWIRFVAWCGVGLMIYGFYGARAGRRRPAREFVVVDR; encoded by the coding sequence ATGGAGCGGGACCCGCCCACGTCCTTGACGACCCGGACCGTTCTGCGCATGGACCCGCCGCCGGAGCGGGAAACGTGGGGGCAAGCGCGCGCCCGCTGGTTCCGCACAAAGAGCGTGGAGGAGTTCGCCGACGACGCGCGCAAGAGCGGCCTCTCGAAGACGCTCTCCGCCTTCGACCTCACGATCCTTGGCCTTGGCGCCATCATCGGCGCGGGCATCTTCGCGCTCGTGGGCGTGGCCGCCGGCCGCGCGGGCCCCGGCGTCTCGCTGTCGTTTGTCATCGCCGGCTTCGCGTGCGCGCTCGCCGCGCTGTGCTACGCCGAATTCTCGAGCATGGTGCCCGTGGCGGGAAGCGCTTACACGTACACGTACGCGTCGCTCGGCGAGATCGTCGCGTGGATGGTCGGATGGAACCTCGTGCTCGAGTACGCCGTCGGCAACATCGCCGTCGCGGTCGCTTGGAGCGCGCACCTCGACGAGATCCTGCACGCCTTTGGCTCGGACATCCCGCACCAGTTCCTCCATCCGCCGCCCGAGGGCGTGTTCAACCTGCCGGCGATGCTCATCGTGCTCGCGGTCATGTTCATCCTCCTGCGGGGCGCCAAGGAGTCGGCGCGCGCGACGCTCCTTTTCGTCGGCGTGAAGGTGTTCGTGCTTCTCGCCGCCATCACGCTGGGCGCCTTCCTCGTGAACCCCGAGAACTTCGACCCGTTCCTGCCCTTTGGCGCCTTCGGGGCCGTGGCCGGCGCGGCCCTCATCTTCTTCGCCTTCATCGGATTCGACGCCGTCTCGACGGCCGCCGAGGAGACGAAGAACCCGTCCCGAGACGTGCCCATCGGCATCCTCGCGAGCCTTGGCATCTGCACGGCGCTCTACCTCCTCGTGGCGCTCGTCACGATCGGCCTTGTCGGCTGGGAGCCCATCGCTGACCACGGCGCGGCCGTGGCGCACGCCTTTGCGCTGCGGGGCGAGCCGTGGATGAGCCTCGTGATCGCCATGGGCGGCATCATCGGCATCACAAGCGTGCTCCTTGTCTTCCAGTTCGGCATGCCGCGCATCTTCTTCTCCATGGGGCGCGACGGCCTCCTGCCCGAGCGCGTCACGAAGGTCCACTCGGTGACGCGCGTGCCCTACGTCACCACGATCGCCGGCAGCGTCCTCGTGGCGCTCTTTGCCGGCTTCACGCCCATCCACTCGGCGGCCGAGCTCACGAACATCGGCACGCTGTTTGCGTTCGTGATCGTGTGCGCAGGCGTGATCGTGCTGCGCTACCGCGCTCCGCTTGCGCGCCGGCCGTTCCGCATCCCCGGCGGCATCGCCGTGCCGGTGGTGGGCATCCTCGTGCTGGGCGGCCTCATGCTCGCGCTTCCGACCGTGACGTGGATCCGGTTCGTGGCGTGGTGCGGCGTGGGCCTCATGATCTACGGGTTCTACGGGGCCCGCGCGGGCCGGCGCCGGCCGGCGCGCGAGTTCGTGGTCGTGGACCGCTAG